In a single window of the Littorina saxatilis isolate snail1 linkage group LG3, US_GU_Lsax_2.0, whole genome shotgun sequence genome:
- the LOC138961803 gene encoding ankyrin homolog, producing MAECVGRRSKKKKNGNTDQQEEADSSPEHEAEVVTFSDKEILKFLIAAQSEDVETLEYYLESGMPVDTECLMFSDTALFKACRTGSVEAARLLLHWGANMGKSTDSGETALHIAVKNRQPGILNLLFSHGASPDVKALHEQITPLMIAASMSNTTILKLLIAAGSNLDLRDASGMCALHYCFNYYQERPQFVTHSVDCVKLLVAAGANLHIRDSLGKFPLTRAIEKLNMRGIKFFLAQNCEPNYQLTRSQLVKRLPPVAFALSIGNLRLANLLWLAGSSCDGAFSAYAANIPWRKDLNMKMCAFYQPRSLKEASRKTVRDELRACGGVGQKLYEIVEELCIPTTLKDFLLLKDLL from the exons ATGGCAGAGTGTGTGGGACGCagaagcaagaaaaagaaaaacggCAACACGGACCAGCAAGAAGAGGCCGACTCCAGCCCTGAGCATGAGGCCGAAGTCGTTACGTTCAGTGATAAAGAAATTCTTAAGTTTCTCATCGCTGCACAATCAGAAGATGTGGAGACGCTGGAGTATTACCTGGAGAGCGGGATGCCTGTGGACACAGAGTGTTTGATGTTCTCCGACACCGCTCTCTTCAAGGCCTGCAGGACCGGCAGTGTTGAAGCAGCACGGCTCTTGCTACACTGGGGAGCAAACATGGGCAAAAGTACAG ATAGTGGTGAGACTGCTCTACACATCGCGGTGAAGAACCGACAGCCAGGCATCCTGAACCTCCTCTTCTCACACGGTGCGTCACCAGATGTCAAGGCCTTACATGAGCAGATCACGCCCCTTATGATAGCAGCGAGCATGAGCAACACTACCATTCTCAAGCTCCTCATTGCTGCCGGTAGCAACCTTGACCTTCGGGACGCTAGCGGAATGTGCGCGCTTCACTACTGTTTCAACTACTACCAGGAACGGCCGCAGTTTGTGACGCACTCTGTGGACTGTGTCAAGCTTCTAGTGGCTGCAGGCGCCAACCTGCACATCAGGGATTCACTAGGGAAGTTTCCGCTCACGAGAGCGATAGAGAAGCTTAACATGAGGGGGATAAAATTCTTTCTCGCTCAGAACTGCGAACCAAATTATCAGCTTACACGATCGCAACTCGTTAAGAGGCTGCCCCCTGTGGCTTTTGCCTTGTCCATCGGCAATCTGCGTTTAGCCAACTTGCTGTGGCTGGCGGGATCCTCCTGCGATGGAGCGTTCTCTGCTTACGCTGCAAACATTCCATGGAGGAAAGACCTGAACATGAAAATGTGTGCGTTCTATCAGCCGCGCTCGCTGAAAGAGGCGTCCAGGAAAACTGTGCGTGACGAGCTTCGTGCCTGTGGGGGTGTGGGACAGAAACTTTATGAGATAGTGGAGGAGCTGTGCATTCCAACTACCTTGAAAGACTTCCTCTTATTGAAGGATTTGCTGTAA